In Vigna angularis cultivar LongXiaoDou No.4 chromosome 8, ASM1680809v1, whole genome shotgun sequence, one DNA window encodes the following:
- the LOC108344744 gene encoding cytochrome P450 85A translates to MAVFMAILGVVVVLCFCSALLRWNEVRYRKKGLPPGTMGWPVFGETTEFLKQGPNFMKNQRARYGSFFKSHILGCPTIVSMDPELNRYILMNEAKGLVPGYPQSMLDILGKCNIAAVHGSTHKYMRGALLSIISPTSIRDQLLPKIDEFIRAHLSNWDNKVINIQEKTKEMAFLSSLKQIAGRESVSLSDSFMTEFFKLVLGTISLPINLPGTNYHRGFQARKTMVNVLSKLLEERRASNETYHDMLGCLMAREENRYKLSDEEIIDLVITVIYSGYETVSTTSMMAVKYLHDHPKALEELRKEHLAIRERKKHDEPIDWNDLKSMSFTRAVIFETSRLATIVNGVLRKTTQDMELNGYLIPKGWRIYVYTREINYDPFLYPDPLTFNPWRWLDKSLESKNYFLIFGGGTRLCPGKELGITEISTFLHYFVTRYRWEEVGGDKLMKFPRVQAPNGLHIRVTSY, encoded by the exons ATGGCTGTGTTCATGGCAATATTGGGTGTAGTGGTGGTGCTCTGTTTTTGCTCTGCTCTCTTGAGGTGGAATGAAGTAAGGTACAGGAAAAAAGGTTTGCCTCCTGGCACAATGGGTTGGCCAGTTTTTGGGGAGACAACAGAGTTTCTCAAACAGGGTCCAAACTTCATGAAAAACCAGAGAGCAAG GTATGGCAGTTTTTTCAAATCCCACATACTTGGTTGTCCTACCATTGTGTCCATGGATCCAGAGCTTAATAGATACATCCTAATGAATGAGGCAAAAGGTCTTGTTCCTGGATACCCTCAATCCATGTTAGATATCTTAGGCAAATGTAACATTGCAGCTGTTCATGGCTCCACCCACAAGTACATGAGAGGAGCACTGCTTTCCATCATTAGCCCCACCTCGATCAGAGATCAGCTTTTGCCAAAAATTGATGAGTTCATCAGAGCCCACCTTAGCAACTGGGATAACAAAGTCATCAACATTCAAGAGAAAACCAAGGAG ATGGCCTTCCTCTCGTCTCTGAAGCAGATTGCTGGCAGAGAATCTGTCTCGTTGTCTGACTCATTCATGACAGAGTTCTTTAAGCTTGTTCTTGGAACCATTTCTCTCCCTATTAACCTTCCTGGGACAAATTACCACCGTGGATTCCAG GCAAGGAAGACTATGGTCAATGTTCTGAGTAAGCTACTGGAGGAAAGAAGAGCATCCAATGAAACCTACCATGACATGCTTGGTTGCTTGATGGCAAGAGAGGAAAACAGATACAAACTAAGTGATGAAGAAATCATTGATCTGGTGATAACGGTCATATATTCTGGTTATGAAACTGTTTCAACTACATCAATGATGGCAGTGAAGTACCTCCATGACCATCCCAAAGCTCTTGAAGAACTCAGA AAAGAGCATTTGGCCATAAGAGAGAGGAAAAAGCATGATGAGCCAATTGACTGGAATGACCTCAAGTCAATGAGTTTTACTCGTGCG GTGATTTTTGAGACCTCTAGATTGGCCACAATAGTTAATGGGGTCCTAAGGAAAACCACTCAAGACATGGAACTAAACG GCTATTTGATTCCCAAAGGATGGAGAATATATGTGTACACAAGAGAGATCAACTATGACCCTTTTCTATATCCTGATCCTCTCACTTTCAACCCATGGAGATGGCTG GATAAGAGTCTCGAATCAAAAAACTACTTCTTGATATTTGGAGGAGGCACCAGACTATGTCCAGGAAAAGAGTTGGGAATAACAGAAATTTCCACTTTCCTACACTACTTTGTAACCAGATACAG GTGGGAAGAAGTGGGAGGGGATAAACTAATGAAATTTCCTAGAGTTCAGGCACCTAATGGACTGCACATAAGGGTGACATCTTACTAA